The Corvus moneduloides isolate bCorMon1 chromosome 25, bCorMon1.pri, whole genome shotgun sequence genome includes a window with the following:
- the TAGLN gene encoding transgelin, translating into MANKGPAYGMSRDVQSKIEKKYDDELEDRLVEWIVAQCGAAVGRPERGRLGFQVWLKNGIVLSRLVNSLYPDGSKPVKIPDAPPTMVFKQMEQIAQFLKAAEDYGVVKTDMFQTVDLFEAKDMAAVQRTLMALGSLAVTKNDGNYHGDPNWFMKKAQEHKREFTESQLKEGKNIIGLQMGTNKGASQAGMSYGRPRQIIS; encoded by the exons ATGGCAAACAAAGGCCCAGCCTATGGCATGAGCAGGGATGTGCAGTCCAAGATCGAGAAGAAGTACGATGATGAGCTGGAGGACCGGCTGGTGGAGTGGATCGTGGCGCAGTGCGGGGCTGCCGTGGGAcgcccggagcggggccgcctGGGCTTCCAGGTCTGGCTGAAGAACGGCATC GTGCTCAGCAGGCTGGTGAACAGCCTCTACCCCGATGGCTCCAAGCCCGTCAAGATCCCCGACGCGCCGCCCACCATGGTCTTCAAGCAGatggaacagattgcccagtTCCTGAAGGCGGCCGAGGACTACGGCGTGGTCAAGACAGACATGTTCCAGACCGTGGACCTGTTTGAAG ccaagGACATGGCGGCGGTGCAGAGGACGCTGAtggccctggggagcctggcaGTCACCAAGAACGATGGGAACTACCACGGGGACCCCAACTGGTTCATGAA gAAAGCGCAGGAGCACAAGCGGGAGTTCACCGAGAGCCAGCTGAAGGAGGGCAAGAACATCATCGGGCTACAGATGGGCACCAACAAGGGAGCGTCACAGGCGGGGATGAGCTACGGCCGGCCCCGGCAGATCATCAGCTAG